From the Esox lucius isolate fEsoLuc1 chromosome 21, fEsoLuc1.pri, whole genome shotgun sequence genome, one window contains:
- the LOC109615520 gene encoding uncharacterized protein LOC109615520, with protein sequence MCHDTRTADRFYTISLNPTQAMEVRSLFQAALEGEDQIPQARATPQTQTRVGSQDHQKQAKKRHRKTSPSLRGALHLKAQWSSNKSPAHHPRILTESSSSSSSSGMGQKATLSQTPSKRPPLESKEHPTPSKLHLTDRRSVVVYITPMKISPLKLKSKPTNVSPIMTQQGMRQLRSTNARLRRAIASRRLKMENKPKETVPPHRPERKEEMKRNILPGKSLQGRKRDLPAGTCLHCHSVEPKGNLLHGTCLHSRSTEMIGSLLPGTCLHCGFTLIVQLLQVKVSDQWTRWIGHSESL encoded by the exons ATGTGCCATGACACCAGGACGGCGGACAGGTTTTACACCATCAGCCTCAACCCGACCCAGGCAATGGAGGTTAGGTCCCTTTTCCAGGCAGCTTTGGAGGGCGAGGACCAGATACCACAAGCCAGAGCCACCCCACAAACTCAGACAAGAGTGGGCAGTCAAGACCATCAGAAACAAGCAAAGAAAAGGCACCGGAAGACAAGTCCCTCTCTGAGGGGAGCACTTCATCTGAAGGCACAATGGTCCAGTAACAAGAGTCCAGCACATCATCCCAGGATTCTGACTGAGTCGTCATCATCTTCATCGTCGTCAGGGATGGGGCAGAAGGCTACACTATCTCAA ACACCTTCCAAGAGACCACCACTGGAAAGCAAAGAGCACCCCACGCCCTCCAAGCTGCATTTGACAGACAGGCGCAGTGTCGTGGTCTACATCACCCCAATGAAGATTTCCCCGCTGAAGTTGAAGAGCAAACCTACAAACGTCTCACCTATCATGACCCAGCAGGGGATGAGGCAGCTGAGATCAACAAACGCCCGGCTCAGGAGGGCCATTGCCTCAAGGAggttaaaaatggaaaataagcCCAAAGAGACTGTCCCACCCCACCGCCCAGAGAGAAAAGAAG AGATGAAAAGGAACATTCTCCCAGGGAAAAGTCTGCAAGGCAGGAAAAGGGATCTTCCTGCAGGGACATGTCTTCACTGTCATTCAGTAGAGCCAAAAGGGAACCTTCTTCATGGGACTTGTCTTCACTCACGTTCAACTGAGATGATAGGGAGCCTTCTTCCAGGGACATGTCTCCACTGTGGTTTCACCCTCATTGTCCAGCTCCTTCAGGTCAAAGTCAGTGACCAGTGGACAAGGTGGATTGGTCATTCTGAGAGCCTTTAA